Proteins encoded by one window of Synechococcus sp. MVIR-18-1:
- a CDS encoding FAD-dependent oxidoreductase, whose protein sequence is MTTQTCHSPVVVWGGGTGGVAAALQAARSDAKTLLLTPGRWLGGMVSTAGVCCPDGNELAPWQTGLWGAFLRALYQTEPEGLDQNWVSCFGYRPTTAERILQNWVQALPNLEWWANCQLLDVERSGSAVQAVLIERAGGVHRIGCDVVIDGSDRGELLPLVQAPFRLGWEAQELWGEPSAPQAHRLKTEAFFREQPVQSPTWVVMGQLHSDHPFADPASERELDAPPVLSEPFEQACAAFGVNRTISYGRLPGGLVMLNWPLHGNDWHRGLDRAFDPNPKVQQELMAEMQAHSLHFADELQRCSAGGLTRGEAFPHESGSPAPWLAAMPYWREGRRMVGLKTVIEQELLPQTTGQSIAALPFNDAGALDSIAVGNYANDHHYPGPDWPLAPKSCRWGGRWSGTPFCIPYPALVSADLENLLSADKAFSTSHMANGATRLQPLIFNVGQAAGAAAALSIRLQRPLAALPVRLLQELLIEEPTAPSGIVPLWDTPWHHPDWQHRQRACLDNPELLGGDGAWLGSDAHSGMAPPPQPQQDVWSGTLLPDGQGGYELELVSGRRWPLITLEPDLSSWLAHQERPKAVELLAVANPWGPWLRGISLQGSSGI, encoded by the coding sequence ATGACCACGCAAACTTGCCATAGCCCAGTGGTGGTCTGGGGTGGTGGCACGGGCGGTGTTGCCGCCGCCCTTCAAGCTGCTCGATCCGATGCCAAGACACTTCTGCTCACCCCAGGTCGTTGGCTCGGAGGAATGGTCAGTACAGCAGGAGTGTGTTGTCCTGATGGCAATGAACTCGCCCCTTGGCAGACCGGCTTGTGGGGTGCCTTCCTCAGGGCTCTTTATCAAACCGAGCCAGAAGGCCTCGATCAGAACTGGGTGAGTTGTTTTGGTTATCGGCCAACGACAGCTGAACGGATTCTTCAAAATTGGGTGCAGGCACTCCCGAATCTTGAGTGGTGGGCTAATTGTCAGCTGCTGGATGTGGAACGTTCAGGATCAGCGGTGCAAGCAGTGCTGATCGAACGCGCTGGAGGTGTCCATCGCATTGGTTGCGACGTGGTGATCGATGGCAGTGATCGCGGAGAGTTACTGCCCTTGGTTCAGGCACCCTTTCGTTTGGGTTGGGAGGCTCAGGAGCTGTGGGGGGAACCGAGCGCTCCTCAAGCGCATCGTCTTAAAACGGAAGCCTTTTTTCGAGAGCAGCCAGTGCAGTCACCCACCTGGGTGGTGATGGGTCAGTTGCACAGCGATCACCCTTTCGCTGATCCTGCGTCAGAGCGGGAACTCGATGCTCCCCCGGTGTTGTCGGAGCCGTTTGAACAGGCCTGCGCAGCCTTTGGTGTGAATCGCACCATCAGTTACGGGCGCTTGCCTGGGGGATTGGTGATGCTGAACTGGCCCTTGCATGGCAACGACTGGCATCGAGGATTAGATCGAGCTTTCGACCCCAATCCCAAGGTCCAGCAGGAGCTGATGGCTGAAATGCAAGCCCACAGCCTGCATTTTGCCGATGAACTTCAGCGGTGTAGTGCCGGTGGGTTAACGCGGGGCGAGGCGTTCCCCCACGAGTCTGGAAGTCCTGCTCCCTGGTTGGCGGCCATGCCCTATTGGCGTGAGGGGCGCCGGATGGTTGGTCTCAAGACGGTGATCGAACAGGAGCTCCTGCCTCAGACGACCGGGCAATCGATCGCTGCGCTTCCATTCAATGACGCTGGTGCGTTGGACTCGATTGCTGTTGGCAATTACGCCAACGACCATCACTATCCCGGTCCTGATTGGCCGCTTGCCCCCAAAAGCTGTCGCTGGGGTGGCCGTTGGTCCGGGACTCCCTTTTGCATTCCCTATCCAGCACTAGTCAGTGCTGACCTGGAGAACTTGTTGAGTGCTGACAAGGCCTTCAGTACTAGCCATATGGCTAACGGGGCCACAAGGCTTCAACCGCTTATTTTCAATGTGGGGCAGGCTGCTGGAGCAGCCGCGGCCTTGTCGATTCGGCTCCAGCGTCCACTCGCTGCTCTGCCCGTTCGCCTTCTTCAAGAGCTCCTGATCGAGGAGCCCACAGCTCCCTCTGGAATCGTTCCGCTTTGGGACACTCCTTGGCATCATCCGGATTGGCAACACAGACAGCGCGCATGCCTAGATAACCCTGAGCTTCTCGGCGGCGATGGGGCTTGGCTCGGTTCTGATGCGCACTCTGGGATGGCACCTCCTCCCCAGCCTCAACAGGATGTTTGGTCAGGAACGCTGCTGCCTGATGGCCAAGGTGGATACGAATTGGAACTTGTGAGCGGCCGGCGTTGGCCCTTGATCACCCTCGAGCCTGACTTGAGCAGTTGGCTGGCGCATCAGGAACGCCCGAAGGCCGTTGAGTTGCTCGCGGTGGCCAACCCCTGGGGGCCCTGGTTACGGGGCATCAGCCTGCAGGGCTCCAGTGGGATTTAG
- a CDS encoding ribonuclease catalytic domain-containing protein: MHALWRCFPSLTQKADPLASSALQPGDLVGVQESKGNQLAVVESLQGSKARLKLGFDRKSVVLPQRQLDLICPLPSGAELPDGLGASPWHLKAEQLDPSCLDRRSWGAAWLLLLESDETVEIDFFSDLVCGGTNPSQLALCWLALMGPQLWFRYKQDQIKARSAVELKPLRRQQRLKALEQQVEQRWKKLLSARQQLDLQSLPPALSNRLEQLMDVVSGSLEFAQLDRVVQQSLVGLRLDQDRADLRLLLVDLGLWDPHQLASMAGTTWSSGFSPALLEEAERLVELNTSERPGDSKRIDLCDQRCVTIDDQDTRDIDDGIALERREDGTQRLWIHIADPGRLIDQDSALDLEARRRGSSLYLAKGNLPMFPDCLSTGPFSLRARTRTAAWSIWAELTSDGELGDHGIQRSWVQPTYRLSYEDADELIDLAPPEDTDLAELDALLSRRRDCRVRNGALLMDLPEGRIRCRDGQPSLEVSEPGRSRQMVAEAMILAGAVVARIAEVQDLALPFRSQLPADLPPSSELEALPDGAVRFAAIKRCLSRGLMGTQPAAHFSLGLASYAQATSPIRRYGDLVVQRQFQAQLNGEEALDRDAMQLLISDFDAAVREGIGISREDQRHWQQVWFELHHKEQWAAQFLRWLRPQDQLGLVRIDDLAMDVAAECPRDSEPGEGLLVNVQHVDSARDQLRLVASAH; this comes from the coding sequence GTGCACGCATTGTGGCGTTGCTTCCCTTCGTTAACCCAGAAGGCTGATCCACTGGCTTCGTCCGCTCTCCAACCAGGAGATCTTGTCGGCGTTCAAGAGTCGAAGGGGAATCAACTGGCTGTCGTTGAATCTCTTCAAGGCAGCAAAGCGCGCTTGAAGCTTGGATTTGATCGCAAATCCGTTGTATTACCCCAGCGGCAATTAGATCTCATTTGCCCCCTGCCATCTGGAGCTGAGCTCCCCGATGGACTGGGGGCTTCTCCATGGCATCTCAAGGCCGAGCAGCTTGATCCCTCCTGTCTCGATCGTCGCAGTTGGGGCGCAGCTTGGCTCTTGCTCCTGGAATCAGACGAGACGGTCGAGATCGACTTTTTTAGTGATCTCGTCTGTGGAGGGACCAACCCGAGCCAATTAGCCCTGTGTTGGTTGGCCTTGATGGGGCCCCAACTTTGGTTCCGTTACAAACAGGATCAGATCAAGGCTCGCTCGGCTGTCGAACTAAAACCGCTACGCCGACAACAACGGCTCAAAGCTCTTGAACAGCAAGTAGAGCAGCGTTGGAAAAAGCTACTCAGCGCTCGACAACAACTTGATCTGCAAAGCCTTCCACCAGCGCTTAGCAACAGGTTGGAACAACTCATGGACGTGGTTTCAGGGTCCCTCGAATTCGCCCAACTTGACCGGGTCGTTCAGCAAAGCCTGGTGGGTCTGCGTCTTGATCAAGACCGGGCAGATCTTCGCCTTCTCTTGGTGGACCTCGGCCTTTGGGACCCCCATCAACTCGCATCGATGGCTGGCACAACCTGGTCATCAGGATTCAGCCCGGCTCTGCTTGAGGAGGCTGAGCGCTTGGTGGAGCTCAATACAAGCGAACGCCCCGGTGACTCCAAGCGCATCGATCTTTGCGATCAACGCTGCGTCACGATCGACGATCAAGACACGCGAGATATTGATGACGGGATCGCGCTGGAGCGTCGCGAGGATGGCACGCAACGACTCTGGATTCACATCGCAGACCCGGGGCGACTGATCGATCAAGACTCAGCTCTCGACCTCGAAGCCAGGCGGCGCGGAAGCAGCCTCTACTTAGCGAAAGGCAATCTGCCGATGTTTCCAGATTGCTTGTCGACGGGGCCTTTCAGTTTGCGAGCACGCACGCGAACGGCTGCCTGGAGCATTTGGGCTGAACTCACCAGCGACGGTGAGCTCGGAGATCACGGAATCCAACGCAGCTGGGTGCAACCCACCTATCGACTCAGCTATGAAGACGCCGATGAGTTGATCGACTTAGCGCCACCAGAAGACACCGATTTAGCAGAATTGGATGCGCTTCTCAGCCGCAGGCGGGACTGCCGAGTTCGCAATGGGGCCCTTCTCATGGATCTGCCAGAAGGCAGGATTCGTTGTCGAGATGGTCAGCCCTCTCTTGAGGTCAGTGAACCTGGGAGATCCAGGCAGATGGTGGCTGAAGCGATGATTTTGGCTGGTGCGGTGGTAGCCCGAATTGCGGAAGTGCAGGACCTGGCTTTGCCATTCCGCAGCCAGCTCCCCGCTGACCTCCCCCCCAGCTCCGAATTGGAGGCACTGCCAGATGGAGCCGTTCGATTCGCTGCTATCAAGCGCTGTCTCAGTCGCGGATTGATGGGAACACAACCTGCGGCCCACTTCAGTTTGGGACTCGCCTCCTACGCCCAAGCCACATCACCCATTCGCCGCTATGGCGATCTTGTTGTGCAGCGGCAATTCCAAGCCCAACTCAATGGCGAGGAAGCCCTGGATCGCGATGCCATGCAACTGCTCATCAGCGACTTTGATGCAGCGGTGCGTGAAGGCATTGGTATTTCGAGGGAAGACCAACGCCACTGGCAACAGGTGTGGTTTGAACTCCATCACAAAGAGCAGTGGGCTGCTCAGTTCTTGCGCTGGTTGCGTCCTCAGGATCAGCTTGGACTGGTGCGCATTGACGATCTAGCCATGGATGTGGCGGCTGAATGTCCAAGAGATTCAGAACCAGGTGAGGGCCTGCTCGTCAATGTGCAGCATGTTGACTCGGCTCGTGATCAACTCAGGCTGGTGGCTTCTGCTCACTAA
- a CDS encoding Mo-dependent nitrogenase C-terminal domain-containing protein, whose amino-acid sequence MPLLNVASVDEARSTWLAALHHLALVDGDFDPEEQRLLAEQLNEDCPLQGFDWNHCRAPDCSDINRLFSSDPNRAEQFLRSAVVVALADGHLSQSELDLLQTWASALGLNSELINSLVPCSSREPQPWKPLDPLKQWLDDLDPRDERISSFIVQLIPSQCPFERDIILFGRKLVHVPAMCKINPLYEQLVALRFRCLGHLSMDEQLRISCRESAQV is encoded by the coding sequence ATGCCACTTCTCAACGTTGCGTCTGTCGATGAGGCCAGGTCAACTTGGCTGGCAGCGTTGCACCATTTGGCCCTTGTTGATGGAGACTTCGATCCTGAGGAACAGCGGCTGCTGGCCGAGCAGCTCAATGAAGACTGTCCACTTCAAGGTTTTGATTGGAACCACTGCCGTGCTCCCGATTGTTCTGACATCAACCGTCTGTTCTCTTCAGACCCCAATCGTGCGGAGCAATTCCTGAGGTCAGCGGTCGTGGTTGCTTTAGCGGATGGTCATCTCAGCCAATCTGAACTTGATTTACTCCAAACCTGGGCCTCAGCGCTTGGCCTCAACAGTGAACTGATTAACAGCTTGGTTCCCTGCTCTTCACGGGAGCCCCAGCCTTGGAAACCCTTGGATCCCCTGAAGCAATGGCTCGATGATTTGGATCCTCGTGACGAGAGGATTTCGTCCTTCATTGTTCAGCTGATTCCCTCTCAGTGCCCTTTTGAGCGAGACATTATTTTGTTTGGCCGCAAGCTGGTTCATGTCCCAGCGATGTGCAAAATCAATCCCTTGTACGAGCAGCTAGTAGCGCTGCGTTTTCGTTGTCTTGGCCACCTTTCCATGGATGAACAACTGCGGATCAGTTGTCGCGAATCGGCTCAGGTATGA